From the Phycisphaeraceae bacterium genome, one window contains:
- a CDS encoding carbon-nitrogen hydrolase: MGSPTSIKLGLVQHACPVDAAPATNRAKAIEMIRDAAGQGADLVATQELFCAHYFPQAEDPAFFELAETIPGPTTQALSDLAKELHIEISASIFEKRAPGLFHNTSVMISPQGEIIGTYRKMHIPDDPRFYEKYYFTPGDAPLPGQTNGNGVGFRNQDTRFARTGMLVCWDQWYPEAARLTALQGAQVLFYPTAIGWHHEEEQSENLRQRESWQIIQRSHAIANGVYVAAINRIGTEGDLTFWGSSFIADPGGTVLAEAPIDQEAVLVAECDLNRIQQARIGWPFLRDRRVDAYGDLIRRMLDGT; the protein is encoded by the coding sequence GTGGGTTCGCCAACATCGATCAAGCTCGGCCTCGTGCAGCATGCCTGCCCAGTCGATGCCGCCCCGGCCACCAACCGCGCTAAGGCCATCGAGATGATCCGGGATGCCGCTGGACAGGGTGCCGACCTCGTCGCAACCCAAGAACTCTTCTGCGCTCACTATTTCCCCCAGGCCGAAGACCCCGCCTTCTTCGAACTCGCCGAAACCATCCCAGGGCCAACCACCCAGGCGCTCTCTGATCTCGCCAAAGAACTACACATCGAGATCTCCGCCTCCATCTTCGAGAAACGCGCCCCCGGCCTCTTCCACAACACCTCCGTCATGATCAGCCCCCAAGGCGAAATCATCGGCACCTACCGGAAGATGCACATCCCCGACGACCCCCGCTTCTACGAAAAATACTACTTCACCCCAGGCGACGCCCCCCTCCCCGGACAAACTAACGGCAACGGCGTTGGCTTCCGTAATCAGGACACACGCTTCGCCCGCACCGGTATGCTCGTCTGCTGGGACCAGTGGTACCCCGAAGCCGCACGACTCACCGCCCTCCAGGGCGCTCAAGTCCTCTTCTACCCCACCGCCATCGGCTGGCACCACGAAGAAGAGCAAAGCGAAAACCTCCGCCAACGCGAGAGTTGGCAGATCATCCAGCGCTCCCACGCCATCGCCAACGGCGTCTACGTCGCCGCCATCAACCGAATCGGCACCGAAGGCGACCTCACCTTCTGGGGCTCCTCCTTCATCGCCGACCCAGGCGGCACCGTCCTCGCCGAAGCACCCATCGATCAGGAAGCCGTCCTCGTCGCCGAGTGCGACCTCAACCGCATCCAGCAAGCCCGCATCGGCTGGCCGTTCCTCCGCGACCGCCGCGTCGATGCCTATGGCGACCTCATCCGACGCATGCTCGACGGAACCTGA
- a CDS encoding cytochrome c biogenesis protein CcdA, translated as MSRHRLSILTTLILALSSIISTPALAQFAPPGEIVTAKLVWQNPQAMPGDQRALALVLDIADGFHTNPNAAAMPADTMYIPTAVRIEPVDGLLPGQVQFPDPIDIEVQYDPEPVASFIGRTIIYIPVVIPDEAALGDRPIAISLTYQACNDQVCFPPKTLTLQTTLTVTDQLPAQTSIPADTTLFADFDPSSFATVYEQAPDALPASGLLRNDFFGVEFTIDTSNPAGIALVLLIGAAAGVLLNVTPCVLPVIPIKIMSLHKAAGHRSRALYLGVIYALGIVLTFVFLGLLVAGLVSGLDALEWGQIFSYPPVSAGLGLIIIAMALGMMGLFTFQLPQSVYALNPSSDTTTGNLLLGVLTAILSTPCTGPMLGATIAWAVKQPPALALGTFTAVGVGMAAPYLLLTAFPTLVDRLPRSGPASELTKQTMGGLLIVVAIFFFGALIPGRWEWWIIAALLTLTMLYMVVRTFSITHRLVPRLSVTLLAIILTTSGVLIARTLAGSSPLPWQTFTVEAFEQARADDKHILLKFTADWCGNCHYLEGTLYRTPDVVAVFNNTDYVAFKVDLTAANAPGWPLQRELGAGGGIPLAAVYHPGQNRPTRVLQGLYTYDQLMAELQPDQKIAESSP; from the coding sequence ATGTCACGACACCGCCTCTCCATCCTGACGACCCTGATCCTCGCCCTCAGCTCGATCATCTCCACCCCAGCCCTCGCCCAGTTCGCCCCGCCCGGCGAGATCGTCACCGCAAAACTCGTCTGGCAGAACCCCCAGGCCATGCCAGGCGACCAGCGTGCCCTCGCTCTCGTCCTCGACATCGCCGATGGCTTCCACACCAATCCCAACGCCGCCGCCATGCCCGCGGACACCATGTACATTCCCACCGCCGTCCGCATCGAACCCGTCGACGGCCTCCTCCCCGGACAGGTCCAGTTCCCCGACCCCATCGACATCGAAGTCCAGTACGACCCCGAACCCGTTGCCTCCTTCATCGGCCGCACCATCATCTACATCCCCGTCGTCATCCCCGATGAAGCCGCCCTCGGCGACCGCCCAATCGCCATCAGCCTCACCTACCAGGCCTGCAACGATCAGGTCTGCTTCCCACCCAAAACCCTCACCCTCCAGACGACCCTCACCGTCACCGATCAACTCCCCGCACAAACCTCAATCCCCGCCGACACGACTCTGTTCGCCGACTTCGACCCCAGCAGCTTCGCCACCGTCTACGAGCAAGCACCCGACGCCCTCCCAGCCTCCGGACTGCTCCGCAACGACTTCTTCGGCGTCGAGTTCACCATCGACACCAGCAACCCCGCAGGCATCGCTCTCGTCCTCCTGATCGGGGCCGCCGCCGGTGTCCTCCTCAACGTCACGCCCTGCGTGCTCCCGGTGATCCCCATCAAGATCATGAGCCTCCACAAGGCCGCCGGTCACCGTAGCCGCGCCCTCTACCTCGGCGTCATCTACGCCCTCGGCATCGTCCTCACCTTCGTCTTCCTCGGACTCCTCGTCGCAGGCCTCGTTTCCGGCCTCGACGCCCTCGAATGGGGCCAGATCTTCAGTTACCCGCCGGTCTCCGCAGGGCTCGGACTCATCATCATCGCCATGGCCCTGGGCATGATGGGCCTCTTCACCTTCCAACTCCCGCAGTCGGTCTACGCCCTCAACCCCTCCTCCGACACCACCACCGGCAACCTGCTCCTCGGCGTGCTCACCGCCATCCTGTCCACCCCTTGCACAGGGCCGATGCTCGGCGCCACGATCGCCTGGGCCGTCAAACAACCGCCCGCCCTCGCACTCGGCACCTTCACCGCCGTAGGCGTCGGCATGGCCGCTCCCTACCTCCTCCTCACCGCCTTCCCAACGCTCGTCGATCGACTCCCACGCTCCGGTCCCGCCAGCGAACTCACAAAACAGACCATGGGCGGGCTTCTAATCGTCGTCGCCATCTTCTTCTTCGGCGCCCTCATCCCCGGCCGCTGGGAATGGTGGATCATCGCCGCCCTCCTCACCCTCACCATGCTCTACATGGTGGTGCGCACCTTCAGCATCACGCACCGACTCGTCCCACGCCTAAGCGTCACCCTGCTGGCCATCATCCTGACCACCTCAGGCGTCCTCATCGCCCGAACCCTCGCCGGATCAAGCCCACTCCCCTGGCAGACCTTTACCGTCGAAGCCTTCGAACAGGCCCGCGCCGATGACAAACACATCCTCCTCAAGTTCACCGCCGACTGGTGCGGCAACTGCCACTACCTCGAAGGCACCCTCTACCGAACCCCCGATGTCGTCGCCGTCTTCAATAACACCGACTACGTCGCCTTCAAGGTCGATCTCACCGCCGCCAACGCCCCCGGCTGGCCCCTCCAACGCGAACTCGGTGCCGGTGGCGGGATCCCCCTCGCCGCCGTCTACCACCCCGGCCAAAACCGACCCACCCGCGTTCTCCAGGGCCTCTATACCTACGACCAGCTGATGGCTGAACTCCAGCCCGATCAAAAAATCGCCGAATCCAGCCCATAG
- a CDS encoding agmatine deiminase family protein, which produces MPPYYEVTRDGDSAVMKQGPTPADLGYRMPAEWEPQERVWVTTPTNPDTFPGCLKEAQEQHAEWCGAMSKVVNVTAINSIGLAPEDAWIRDYGPIFLVDDKGGLAFNNYRFNAWGGKYPPWDKMDSVPDIIAEFLESENGKRIPHWRHDMVLEGGSFEVNGRGSLLTTEACLLHPNRNPSLTREQIEANLAGTLGITNIIWMPQGIVGDDTDGHQDDLARWITVDTIAAVRAPVGHPDHDALEANWQALQQARDQDGNKLNLIELPEVHPAVTYNMPEDYEAERNENGATSGGGHLPASYANYLISNGHLFLPVFGRPTDDTAIRLYEQAAPHLTIVPIRAEWLIVGRGSLHCLSQQQPAADDMSPMGRENY; this is translated from the coding sequence ATGCCTCCCTACTACGAAGTCACACGCGACGGCGACTCCGCCGTCATGAAACAAGGCCCGACCCCCGCCGACCTCGGCTATCGCATGCCCGCCGAATGGGAACCCCAGGAACGCGTCTGGGTCACCACACCCACCAACCCCGACACCTTCCCGGGTTGCCTCAAAGAGGCTCAGGAGCAGCACGCCGAGTGGTGCGGGGCCATGTCGAAGGTCGTCAACGTCACCGCCATCAACTCCATCGGCCTCGCCCCCGAAGACGCCTGGATCCGCGACTACGGACCCATCTTCCTCGTCGATGACAAAGGCGGGCTCGCCTTCAATAACTACCGCTTCAACGCCTGGGGGGGCAAGTACCCCCCGTGGGATAAGATGGATTCCGTCCCAGACATCATCGCCGAGTTCCTCGAATCCGAAAACGGCAAACGCATCCCCCACTGGCGCCACGACATGGTCCTCGAAGGCGGGTCGTTCGAAGTCAATGGCCGCGGCTCACTCCTCACCACCGAAGCCTGCCTCCTCCACCCCAACCGCAACCCTTCCCTCACCCGTGAACAGATCGAGGCCAACCTCGCTGGCACCCTCGGCATCACCAACATTATCTGGATGCCACAAGGGATCGTTGGCGACGACACCGATGGCCATCAGGATGACCTCGCGCGATGGATCACCGTCGACACCATCGCCGCCGTCCGCGCCCCCGTTGGCCACCCCGATCACGATGCCCTCGAAGCCAACTGGCAAGCCCTCCAGCAGGCCCGCGATCAGGACGGCAACAAACTTAATCTCATCGAACTCCCCGAGGTCCACCCCGCCGTCACCTACAACATGCCCGAAGATTACGAGGCCGAACGCAACGAAAACGGCGCCACCTCAGGCGGCGGACACCTCCCCGCCTCCTACGCCAACTACCTCATCTCCAACGGCCACCTCTTCCTCCCCGTCTTCGGCCGCCCGACCGACGACACCGCCATCCGCCTCTACGAACAAGCTGCCCCCCACCTCACCATCGTCCCCATCCGCGCCGAATGGCTCATCGTCGGCCGCGGTTCCCTCCACTGCCTCAGCCAACAACAACCCGCCGCCGATGACATGTCGCCGATGGGGCGGGAGAATTATTGA